A single Chloroflexota bacterium DNA region contains:
- a CDS encoding GIY-YIG nuclease family protein, with protein sequence MWRLFEEKLPSGPGTYLLWFDLESALDITAGGLGPVRLNPGSYIYVGSALGSGGLRSRLGRHMSSQTAERRLHWHIDYLTSQQRPVFFRYRVGLQRLECAWIGALCRAGAVWPQPGFGSSDCRSGCPAHFLSLPSGWTLQTIEDYLT encoded by the coding sequence ATGTGGAGGCTGTTTGAGGAGAAGCTGCCATCAGGCCCAGGCACCTACCTGCTCTGGTTCGATCTTGAGAGCGCACTCGATATCACAGCCGGTGGACTCGGTCCGGTCAGGCTGAATCCAGGATCCTACATCTACGTGGGCAGTGCGTTGGGATCAGGCGGCCTGCGCAGCCGCCTTGGACGGCATATGAGTTCCCAAACGGCTGAGAGACGTTTACACTGGCACATCGATTACCTTACGTCGCAGCAACGGCCAGTCTTTTTTCGCTACAGGGTCGGTTTGCAGCGCCTGGAGTGTGCCTGGATTGGGGCACTGTGCCGGGCCGGGGCCGTCTGGCCCCAGCCCGGTTTCGGTAGCAGTGATTGCCGATCGGGTTGCCCGGCGCACTTTCTGTCACTGCCATCTGGCTGGACCCTACAAACCATTGAGGACTATCTGACATGA